A single window of Ovis canadensis isolate MfBH-ARS-UI-01 breed Bighorn chromosome 17, ARS-UI_OviCan_v2, whole genome shotgun sequence DNA harbors:
- the DERL3 gene encoding derlin-3 isoform X4 — MGGAWRRVKRAWQADHDAWDASMAWQGLATEFLQVPAVTRTYTAACVLTTAAVLELLSPFQLYFNPHLVFRKFQVWRLITNFLFFGPLGFSFFFNMLFVFRYCRMLEEGSFRGRTADFVFMFLFGGVLMTLLGLLGSLFFLGQALTAMLVYVWSRRSPGVRVNFFGLLTFQAPFLPWALMGFSMLLGNSILVDLLGIAVGHVYYFLEDVFPNQPGGKRLLLTPSFLKLLLDAPAEDPNYLPLPEEQPGPLQR; from the exons ATGGGCGGGGCTTGGAGGCGGGTTAAGAGAGCGTGGCAGGCCGACCACGATGCCTGGGACGCGTCCATGGCGTGGCAGGGGCTGGCGACCGAATTCCTGCAGGTGCCGGCGGTGACGCGGACGTACACCGCGGCCTGCGTCCTCACCACCGCCGCTGTG CTGGAACTCCTCAGTCCTTTCCAGCTCTACTTCAACCCGCACCTCGTGTTCCGGAAGTTCCAG GTTTGGAGGCTCATCACCAACTTCCTCTTCTTCGGGCCCCTGGGATTCAGCTTCTTCTTCAACATGCTCTTCGT GTTCCGCTACTGCCGCATGCTGGAGGAGGGCTCCTTCCGCGGCCGCACGGCCGACTTCGTCTTCATGTTTCTCTTCGGGGGCGTCCTGATGACT CTACTGGGGCTCCTGGGCAGCCTCTTCTTCCTGGGCCAGGCCCTCACAGCCATGCTGGTGTACGTGTGGAGCCGCCGCAGCCCTGGGGTGAGGGTCAACTTCTTCGGCCTCCTCACCTTCCAGGCGCCATTCCTGCCTTGGGCGCTCATGGGCTTCTCAATGCTGCTGGGCAACTCCATCCTGGTGGACCTGCTGG GGATCGCGGTGGGCCATGTCTACTACTTCCTGGAGGACGTCTTCCCCAACCAGCCTGGAGGCAAGAGGCTGCTGCTGACCCCCAGCTTCCT GAAACTGCTACTGGATGCCCCAGCGGAGGACCCCAATTACCTGCCCCTCCCCGAGGAGCAGCCAGGACCCCTGCAGCGGTGA
- the DERL3 gene encoding derlin-3 isoform X1, with product MAWQGLATEFLQVPAVTRTYTAACVLTTAAVVSREPPWGSAAVQLELLSPFQLYFNPHLVFRKFQVWRLITNFLFFGPLGFSFFFNMLFVFRYCRMLEEGSFRGRTADFVFMFLFGGVLMTLLGLLGSLFFLGQALTAMLVYVWSRRSPGVRVNFFGLLTFQAPFLPWALMGFSMLLGNSILVDLLGIAVGHVYYFLEDVFPNQPGGKRLLLTPSFLKLLLDAPAEDPNYLPLPEEQPGPLQR from the exons ATGGCGTGGCAGGGGCTGGCGACCGAATTCCTGCAGGTGCCGGCGGTGACGCGGACGTACACCGCGGCCTGCGTCCTCACCACCGCCGCTGTGGTGAGCCGGGAGCCGCCGTGGGGGAGCGCCGCCGTG CAGCTGGAACTCCTCAGTCCTTTCCAGCTCTACTTCAACCCGCACCTCGTGTTCCGGAAGTTCCAG GTTTGGAGGCTCATCACCAACTTCCTCTTCTTCGGGCCCCTGGGATTCAGCTTCTTCTTCAACATGCTCTTCGT GTTCCGCTACTGCCGCATGCTGGAGGAGGGCTCCTTCCGCGGCCGCACGGCCGACTTCGTCTTCATGTTTCTCTTCGGGGGCGTCCTGATGACT CTACTGGGGCTCCTGGGCAGCCTCTTCTTCCTGGGCCAGGCCCTCACAGCCATGCTGGTGTACGTGTGGAGCCGCCGCAGCCCTGGGGTGAGGGTCAACTTCTTCGGCCTCCTCACCTTCCAGGCGCCATTCCTGCCTTGGGCGCTCATGGGCTTCTCAATGCTGCTGGGCAACTCCATCCTGGTGGACCTGCTGG GGATCGCGGTGGGCCATGTCTACTACTTCCTGGAGGACGTCTTCCCCAACCAGCCTGGAGGCAAGAGGCTGCTGCTGACCCCCAGCTTCCT GAAACTGCTACTGGATGCCCCAGCGGAGGACCCCAATTACCTGCCCCTCCCCGAGGAGCAGCCAGGACCCCTGCAGCGGTGA
- the DERL3 gene encoding derlin-3 isoform X2, translating to MAWQGLATEFLQVPAVTRTYTAACVLTTAAVVSREPPWGSAAVLELLSPFQLYFNPHLVFRKFQVWRLITNFLFFGPLGFSFFFNMLFVFRYCRMLEEGSFRGRTADFVFMFLFGGVLMTLLGLLGSLFFLGQALTAMLVYVWSRRSPGVRVNFFGLLTFQAPFLPWALMGFSMLLGNSILVDLLGIAVGHVYYFLEDVFPNQPGGKRLLLTPSFLKLLLDAPAEDPNYLPLPEEQPGPLQR from the exons ATGGCGTGGCAGGGGCTGGCGACCGAATTCCTGCAGGTGCCGGCGGTGACGCGGACGTACACCGCGGCCTGCGTCCTCACCACCGCCGCTGTGGTGAGCCGGGAGCCGCCGTGGGGGAGCGCCGCCGTG CTGGAACTCCTCAGTCCTTTCCAGCTCTACTTCAACCCGCACCTCGTGTTCCGGAAGTTCCAG GTTTGGAGGCTCATCACCAACTTCCTCTTCTTCGGGCCCCTGGGATTCAGCTTCTTCTTCAACATGCTCTTCGT GTTCCGCTACTGCCGCATGCTGGAGGAGGGCTCCTTCCGCGGCCGCACGGCCGACTTCGTCTTCATGTTTCTCTTCGGGGGCGTCCTGATGACT CTACTGGGGCTCCTGGGCAGCCTCTTCTTCCTGGGCCAGGCCCTCACAGCCATGCTGGTGTACGTGTGGAGCCGCCGCAGCCCTGGGGTGAGGGTCAACTTCTTCGGCCTCCTCACCTTCCAGGCGCCATTCCTGCCTTGGGCGCTCATGGGCTTCTCAATGCTGCTGGGCAACTCCATCCTGGTGGACCTGCTGG GGATCGCGGTGGGCCATGTCTACTACTTCCTGGAGGACGTCTTCCCCAACCAGCCTGGAGGCAAGAGGCTGCTGCTGACCCCCAGCTTCCT GAAACTGCTACTGGATGCCCCAGCGGAGGACCCCAATTACCTGCCCCTCCCCGAGGAGCAGCCAGGACCCCTGCAGCGGTGA
- the DERL3 gene encoding derlin-3 isoform X3: protein MAWQGLATEFLQVPAVTRTYTAACVLTTAAVQLELLSPFQLYFNPHLVFRKFQVWRLITNFLFFGPLGFSFFFNMLFVFRYCRMLEEGSFRGRTADFVFMFLFGGVLMTLLGLLGSLFFLGQALTAMLVYVWSRRSPGVRVNFFGLLTFQAPFLPWALMGFSMLLGNSILVDLLGIAVGHVYYFLEDVFPNQPGGKRLLLTPSFLKLLLDAPAEDPNYLPLPEEQPGPLQR, encoded by the exons ATGGCGTGGCAGGGGCTGGCGACCGAATTCCTGCAGGTGCCGGCGGTGACGCGGACGTACACCGCGGCCTGCGTCCTCACCACCGCCGCTGTG CAGCTGGAACTCCTCAGTCCTTTCCAGCTCTACTTCAACCCGCACCTCGTGTTCCGGAAGTTCCAG GTTTGGAGGCTCATCACCAACTTCCTCTTCTTCGGGCCCCTGGGATTCAGCTTCTTCTTCAACATGCTCTTCGT GTTCCGCTACTGCCGCATGCTGGAGGAGGGCTCCTTCCGCGGCCGCACGGCCGACTTCGTCTTCATGTTTCTCTTCGGGGGCGTCCTGATGACT CTACTGGGGCTCCTGGGCAGCCTCTTCTTCCTGGGCCAGGCCCTCACAGCCATGCTGGTGTACGTGTGGAGCCGCCGCAGCCCTGGGGTGAGGGTCAACTTCTTCGGCCTCCTCACCTTCCAGGCGCCATTCCTGCCTTGGGCGCTCATGGGCTTCTCAATGCTGCTGGGCAACTCCATCCTGGTGGACCTGCTGG GGATCGCGGTGGGCCATGTCTACTACTTCCTGGAGGACGTCTTCCCCAACCAGCCTGGAGGCAAGAGGCTGCTGCTGACCCCCAGCTTCCT GAAACTGCTACTGGATGCCCCAGCGGAGGACCCCAATTACCTGCCCCTCCCCGAGGAGCAGCCAGGACCCCTGCAGCGGTGA